CCAGTTGGTGCGCAAGCCTCGTAAGACTGCGATTAAAAAATCAAAGTCTCCAGCGCTTGGCCGCATTCATAACGCGCTTAAAACGCGTTACTACGACCAGGATGCCCCACTAAAACGTGGTGTTTGTATCAAGGTGACAACAAAAACCCCTAAAAAGCCAAACTCAGCGCTTCGTAAAGTTGCTCGTGTTCGTTTGACGAACCAGCAAGAAGTCTGGGCATACATTGGTGGTGAAGGTCACAACCTCCAGGAGCACGCCGTTGTGCTTGTCCGTGGTGGTCGTGTTCCAGACCTTCCAGGTGTTCGTTACCACATCGTTCGTGGTGCTCTTGACCTTCAGGGTGTTGCAAAGCGTAAGCAGGGCCGTTCTAAATACGGTGCCAAAAAGGATGACAAGTAATGCCTCGTAAAGTAACCAAAAAACTACAACGCGAACTTAAGCCTGACCGCAAGTACCAGAGCGTACTCGTTCAGCGCCTTATTAACAAATCTATTCTTGATGGTAAAAAATCTATCGCTGAAAAAGCTGTGTACGCTGCCCTTGAGCAAGCTGCTAAAAAGCTTGATAGCGAAGACCCACTTGCTATTTTTGAAAAGGCTCTAAGGAACGTTTCACCAAACTTCGAGGTTAAATCTCGCCGTGTTGGTGGTGCTAACTACCAGATTCCTTTCCCTGTACAGGGTCACCGTCAGCTTCACTATGCGTTTAGCTGGCTTGTACAATCAGCTCGTTCACGTAACGGTATTCCTTACTCTCAGCGTCTTGCGCTCGAGATTGTAGATGCCTACAACGAAGCTGGTGCTGCGTACAAAAAGAAAGAAGACACGCACAAGATGGCTGAGGCCAACCGCGCCTTCGCTCACTTCGCTCGCAGCTAATCTGCATTTGGGCAAAAAAAGAACTCCTTATACGGGAGTTCTTTTTTTGAGCGTTAGTTTGCTGCTTGTTAATAATGCAACAAAAAGAATGTTTTAAACATAGATTAAGAGAGCATGTGTGCACAGTTAACAGGGGGTGACATTTATAGACACTTCTGGTAAAATGGTAAGGAAGCGCTATTTTTGATGGCAAAAATTCATATTTAACGAAGAAAGAAGAAAGAGCAGCAACGCTATGGCCCAGAAAAACGTCCCACTCAAGGACTTTCGTAACATCGGTATTATTGCCCATATTGATGCAGGCAAAACGACCACTACTGAAGGTATTTTGTATCGCACAGGAATTAACCACAAGATTGGTGAAGTTCGAGGTGCTGATGGCGATAGCGCCACGACTGACTGGATGGCACAGGAAAAAGAGCGAGGTATTACTATTACCTCTGCTGCTGTGACCTGTTTTTGGAAAGGTCACAAGATCAACATTATTGATACCCCAGGACACATCGACTTTACGGCCGAAGTTGAGCGTTCTCTTCGCGTGCTCGACGGTGCTGTAACAGTGTTCGACGGTAAAATGGGCGTAGAAGCTCAGACTGAGACTGTATGGCGCCAGGCTAATAAGTATGGCGTTCCTCGTATCTGCTTTATTAACAAGATCAACCAAATTGGTGGTGACTTTTATAAATCACTGGGTACTATTCACAATCGTCTTTCTAAGAATGCTCTCCCTATCCACCTTCCAATTGGTTTTGAAAAGGAGATCAACGGTGTTGTTGACCTCGTTGATATGAAAGCTTACACCTACGGTGATTACACCGACCACGAGCTTGCTCCAGGCGAAATTCCAGCAGACATGCTTGAAAAAGCTAAAAACGCGCGCAGTCTTCTGGTTGAAGCTGCTGTTGAAGCTGACGATGAACTGTTTGAGCGTTTTCTTGAGCAGGGTGAAGAGTCGATCTCTATCGATGAACTTAAGGTTGCTCTCCGTAAGCGTGTGCTTGCTGGTGACTTCTTCCTCGTAACTGGTGGTGACGGCCGTGGTGTGATTGTTGAAAAGGTCCTCGACCTTGTTGCTGATTACCTTCCATCTCCACTTGATGTTGACGCTATTAAAGGTATCAATCCAAAGACAGGCGACACAATTGAGCGCCAGCCAGACGAGTCTGAGCCTCTTGCCGCTTTGGCCTTTAAAATTGCAACCGACCCATTTGTTGGTAAATTGATCTTTATCCGTGTTTATAGTGGTAAATTGACCGCTGGTAGCTACGTACTTAATACCACGACAGGTAACAAAGAGCGTATCGGCCGTATCGTTCGTATGCACGCCGACAAGCGTGAAGATATCGATGTTATCGGTGCAGGTGACATTGCAGCTGTTGTTGGTCTCAAGGATACCTTTACTGGTGCAACTATCTGTGACCCAACTCACCCAATTCAGCTTGAATCTATCGATTTCCCAGAACCACCAGTATCAATCGCTGTTGAGCCTAAAACTAAGGCCGACCAAGAAAAGATGGGTGTTGCTTTGCAACGTCTTGCCGAAGAAGATCCAACTTTCCGCGTTCACACCGACGAAGAGACTGGTCAGACCATTATGTCTGGAATGGGCGAGCTTCACCTTGACATCCTTATCGATCGTATGAAGCGTGAGTTTAAGGTTGAGGCAAACATCGGTGAGCCACAAGTTGCCTTCCGTGAGTCTATCAAAGGTACCTCAGACGTACAGGGTAAGCATGCTAAGCAATCTGGTGGTCGTGGCCAATACGGTGACGTATGGATTCGCTTTGAGCCGAATGAAACGGGTAAAGGCTTTGAGTTCTTTGACGCTATTAAAGGCGGTGTTGTTCCTCAGGAATATCGCAAACCTGTTGAACAAGGTGTGCGCGAAACTCTCGAAGGTGGTGTTATCGCTGGCTACCCAGTAGTAGATGTTAAAGCGACACTTTACGATGGTAGCTACCACGATGTCGACTCGAGCGAACTTGCCTTTAAGCTCGCTGGTCACATTGCAACCCGCGCGGGTATTAAAGCTGCAAAACCTATTCTTCTCGAACCTATTATGAAGGTGGAAGTTAGTACGCCAGAAGAGTTCATGGGTGACGTCATTGGCGACCTTAACGCTCGTCGTGGTCGCATTGACGCTATGGAAGACATTCCTGGTGGTGCGAAGCTTGTTAAGGCATTTGTGCCACTTGCAAGTATGTTTGGTTACACAAGTGATCTTCGTTCAATGAGCCAAGGTCGTGCAGCCAGCACTATGGAGCTTGCGCAGTACGAGGAAGTACCACCTAACGTTGCACAGGAAATCATCGAGAAGCGCGCTAGTAAATAGTCGCTAATCGAAATAAATACACCGCTCATAAGATTGAGCGGTGTATTTTTATTGGTGAACGTTGCTTATAACGATACGAGCTCAATATCGAACACGAGGTCAGAGTTTGGTGGAATGTTTGCGGCTGCGCGGACTGATCCGTAGGCAAGTGCAGATGGAATGACAAGGCGTCTTGTACCGCCCACCTTCATGCCTGGAACACCTTGTGTCCATCCCTTTATAACTTGGTTTAGTCCGAAGGTGATTGGCTTTCCAAAGTCGTGCGAGCTTTGAAAAATAGTTCCATCCTTGCAGAGTGCGCCGGTGTAATGCGCGGTAATAGTAGCGTTTTCGGGAACAACCTCTCCAGTGCCTTCGACGACATCAATAATCTCTAGCTGTGGAACAGTTGGTAGTGGTGTGAAATTAGCGAGCTTAGTGCCCTCAAGTTGTGTGGGTTCAGTCATACGTCTATTTTACTATGATCTTGCTTTTTTATCGTAGTTAAATAATTTACGGTATGTTGCTTACGCTCTTATGATCTAGTATCCTTAGCTCATGGAGCAAAAGTCGAAACGAAACCCTAAAAGGGGCATTGCCAATTTCTTTGGTGCCTTAGGGTACTTTTTTGGGTTTTTGCAGTGGTTTTGGGCAGTTTTGCTTTACTTTAGTGTTATCCAATCAGTAACCTTATTTGTGTCACCTAATGCCGACAAGCCTGTTGTGTCATCGCCCGTACCTGCGTTTACACTTCCTAACTCTGTCGAGATGATTATCTTAGGTGTTACAGTGGTTGTTATGGTCGCCGTGACGATCTATGCACTCATAAAAATACCGGTGAGTATTGTTAAAACGGGTAATAAAGTAGTGCATAAAACGGCTCAGACTATGACGCCGATAGTTATGAAGACACAACATAAAAAAGACACTAAAAAGTTCCGCGACAAGTTGACGACAAGACTTATCTTTGCTATCAAGCTCCTATTAATTATTATCCCTGTCATTTTAACGTCCGCTTCTGGATGGTTAGAAAAGCAATCTGTCGATTATTCAATTGCTCTTGTTGTAGGCTGTGGGCTGGCTGCTCTGAGCATAGTATTCTTTACTTTGCAGTATGCAGTAGCTGGTGTGCTTCGAGTTAAGATTCGCGATCTCTGGTAGGACGAAGCGATCTGGATTGTTTTCGTATTGCTTACTATACACATAAGATGGTACATTTATCTTTAGCCCCAAGGTGGGGCAGCACAAGCAGACAGAGGAGGTGAAGGGTCGTGCCTACGACGATTATCCCGCGTAATCAGATCCTGAACACTACGCCCTACAGCCCGTACCACCTACCGCCGCTTGTTCCAGGAACGGCGGGAACGGCTCAGCCCAAGCCCACGGCGCGTGCCGTCATGTGTATTGCGCCTGGCGACGCCAAGGCGCATAACCGTCACTGGCAGCAAGAACTAGACATTCATCGAGGCGACCCGCATCAAGCGATCGCAGCCGACGACACTTACCCGAACCAGGTATTTGCGCGTGACTACACGGTGTACGGCGCGGTGACGCTTAGCGATCCGCTCGCCGTGACACTGAAGGAATTCTGGCTGTCTCGTGGCTTTAACGAGACAGCCCTCAAGGAAGCGTGGCGCGCATACCTGGCAACGTTCAAAAAGCGTAAGCCGCCATGGTGGAAACGGACTAGCCAGGCTGTCGATGGCGGTGCCGTGTTCTTCGAAGCCAAGAAGGACCGCGAAGTCATCGTCATGGGGGTAGTTGATCTCCGGATCACAACCTCCGAAGGGCCGACGACGCTCGAACATGGGTCGGTTTTGCTTCAGCATCCCGACGATGCGTCCAATCAGTGGCTTGCACGGGCTGAAAAGTTCGCCGAGCGTTATGAGTGGGCGCGTGTTCCGAAGAGCGGACTACTGATCCCGCAAACGCGGTAGATCATTTACTATCATGAGCCTAGGAGATCGAACGATGAACTCTCTGTCTGCTTGTGGTAGTAAAGCAATTATCTAAGGTTTTTATAACAAATAAGTTCAGGGGATGAGCCCGTGACTCCAGCCTTCGCCTGGAGGAGTCACGGGCGGGGTGACGCCTAGAACGGCGTCACCCATTGGAACAAGTCGTGAAGCGTCTGCGCCTTGATGTACTGACGACCCATTACACGTCGTTGTCGCGGACCCATGGGGACGATCTGTCCACCTTGGATTTTCTTCTCCTCGACAGGGAGGACTTTGGCCTGTACCCACCCACTGACAGTGGCACGACCAACGCCGAACACGTCGGCAACCTGTGTAGGCGTGTGTTCGGCGCGTGAGTTGATAACTGCCGCCAGGGCGATCCGCGTCTCACGGTAGAGTTGCGGTGTACCGTCGACAGCGTTGAACATACGTACCAGTTGGAGTGTGGCGCTGCGTCCATCCAGGAACTCAGCGAGTCCTTTGAGATAGCAG
This Candidatus Chromulinivoraceae bacterium DNA region includes the following protein-coding sequences:
- the rpsG gene encoding 30S ribosomal protein S7, with translation MPRKVTKKLQRELKPDRKYQSVLVQRLINKSILDGKKSIAEKAVYAALEQAAKKLDSEDPLAIFEKALRNVSPNFEVKSRRVGGANYQIPFPVQGHRQLHYAFSWLVQSARSRNGIPYSQRLALEIVDAYNEAGAAYKKKEDTHKMAEANRAFAHFARS
- a CDS encoding FKBP-type peptidyl-prolyl cis-trans isomerase; its protein translation is MTEPTQLEGTKLANFTPLPTVPQLEIIDVVEGTGEVVPENATITAHYTGALCKDGTIFQSSHDFGKPITFGLNQVIKGWTQGVPGMKVGGTRRLVIPSALAYGSVRAAANIPPNSDLVFDIELVSL
- the fusA gene encoding elongation factor G, giving the protein MAQKNVPLKDFRNIGIIAHIDAGKTTTTEGILYRTGINHKIGEVRGADGDSATTDWMAQEKERGITITSAAVTCFWKGHKINIIDTPGHIDFTAEVERSLRVLDGAVTVFDGKMGVEAQTETVWRQANKYGVPRICFINKINQIGGDFYKSLGTIHNRLSKNALPIHLPIGFEKEINGVVDLVDMKAYTYGDYTDHELAPGEIPADMLEKAKNARSLLVEAAVEADDELFERFLEQGEESISIDELKVALRKRVLAGDFFLVTGGDGRGVIVEKVLDLVADYLPSPLDVDAIKGINPKTGDTIERQPDESEPLAALAFKIATDPFVGKLIFIRVYSGKLTAGSYVLNTTTGNKERIGRIVRMHADKREDIDVIGAGDIAAVVGLKDTFTGATICDPTHPIQLESIDFPEPPVSIAVEPKTKADQEKMGVALQRLAEEDPTFRVHTDEETGQTIMSGMGELHLDILIDRMKREFKVEANIGEPQVAFRESIKGTSDVQGKHAKQSGGRGQYGDVWIRFEPNETGKGFEFFDAIKGGVVPQEYRKPVEQGVRETLEGGVIAGYPVVDVKATLYDGSYHDVDSSELAFKLAGHIATRAGIKAAKPILLEPIMKVEVSTPEEFMGDVIGDLNARRGRIDAMEDIPGGAKLVKAFVPLASMFGYTSDLRSMSQGRAASTMELAQYEEVPPNVAQEIIEKRASK
- the rpsL gene encoding 30S ribosomal protein S12, coding for MPTINQLVRKPRKTAIKKSKSPALGRIHNALKTRYYDQDAPLKRGVCIKVTTKTPKKPNSALRKVARVRLTNQQEVWAYIGGEGHNLQEHAVVLVRGGRVPDLPGVRYHIVRGALDLQGVAKRKQGRSKYGAKKDDK